The genomic segment atattagtgtgtatatttttgtgttggttgttttgtatgagtaagaACAGTGTGGCCAACGATGCTCCGAAGACAAATTCCTcgcatgtgtcctcatacctggcgaataaggTTGATTCTGCTTCTGATTCTGCttctgaaaagaaaaggaaagaagtgCGTTAAATTCATCACCGAATAGGAGAGCAGGGCTTGTTGTTGATTTAATTAGGGATATAGtccaaacacattttaattcaaACATAATAGGTGTTACACactttgttgatgttgttttaaACGTGAAAGGCTGAAAGCTTTAACAAGGTCAAAAGCTTTGGATGCATCAAGGAACCTCGAAAACATTGTTGAACCACGGCTTTTACACGTGACAACTTCTTTCAGTGCATATACACACATCTGTGCTGTGTTTCTTTTCATAATGATGGTCAGCAGttgttataaataataaataataaaacaaaaataatttgttcCAACACTTTAGAGAGTGCTCACTAAAGCGATAGGCCTGTAGTTTTCTACACTCACACCACtacactcacaccacacaggtTTTGTCTTTCATAACTGTGACTAATAGTACAGATAGCGTCAGGTAATATGCCATGCGCTAATAATCCAGAGAAACATGACTGTTTCGACGACGAAACGCACACAGTGGCCgctagggtgaccacctgctaataagcccaaggggggacaagtggtatgtttctgagggacaatgtgggacactgcctggcgaAGCGGTGCCCCCCACGGGCAGACTCActaatactggtttacccatttctagcacataccaccttacatggtatattaataatgccctatgcccctggacatgtgtaactgctgataggccaaccaatgtgtatttttttctaaataaagattgatattttgaaatctcatacaattataatataattgacagatgtaccactaattttatttttcattacaatttattcactttaaatacattataatataaaattataggactaacaggaAGTGTAATTGCGcaacaccacaggaacagtttaaacaaaagagtcctcccagtcttccttgtacccaccttctctttCTAACTTATGGTGGGGGGGCCTGCTCAGACTCGGGGTCTTTCTCCATTTTTCGAATTGGAAAGCGCGttcctaaaagtcccttcccagtgtctggtagGCTATGCACGTGcctgcgctgtcatgacaacgaatAGGAGGGATTTgaactatttgtctgatttaaagtcatattGTGGACATTATGGcagatagagacgtttagaagtcagagagactaaatccgttcagatcacagataatctccagtctgttgtatattaaaatcagcaacagatctcatgtagaacattctgagagctacaattaaaactagagactgttccagctgatgtgtgggtctgattatattttattaaatcggaatcgcaccacagtgttaaagtcacttcctgttctgaAATCGGCTCGAAACTGCctgactttaccgcagcttttagtgtccccccccctcccccccccccaccaccccccggcTCGTTTGGCTGCCTCGGGCTCCAAGATATAGAGcgaccaacattttttttggagcaagcattgattatgcgtgacacggtctcaatttgcTGGACGCGtgaattgggcttcaaacgctgtgcgcgcacgcgctacgcgggacgggtggtcaccctagTGGCCGCGCTGCCACGGGCGTTTCTCAAAATGACTGCCCCGTGGCGACCATTTTGTGACACTATTTGAGGaaaagtttttcatttaataactGCAGGGGCTCTATTTTCGTAATTTTGCAGGGGGTTTGGGCGCCCATTCCCCAAACCctcaaaatacatacattttcaccagacttgatgcgaccgccaaatttggtgagtttttgattATGAAAAGCCCCTCAAAGAGGCAATTCATTTGAGGGAAAAAGtgtaataataattccttcaatTCAAATAGGGCTTCTTTCACCACGTTCGGCGCTTGGGAACGTGGTgaattcattaattcatagtatttttttttactgaaaatactttgacaaaaaaaaattaaaacataaggAAAGTCAGTACCTGTAGGTTAATAAAACGGAATTGTGCCTCGCCTCATGTATTTCTAACTGGCTCCTGTACACAATTGCGCAAAGTTGCCTAACATTAATTTGCACTGGTGTGTTGAACGCCTTGCAGACAACTCTGACATGACGCAAAAACACCTGTGACAATGCATTGCTTGGAAAACAGTTACGTTTTAGAGTCATAAGTATAAATAATTGTTGTCTCTTACctccaaaagatgttttaaaacAATGTCCGACTGACTACTCGATGAAGAGCAGAGGTGGTTGACTGCAGCAAACTCCGTTGTTAAACTGTCTTGATCAGCGGCACAGgcacacaagtgtgtgtgtgtgtgtgtgtgtgtgtgtgtgtgtgtgtgtctctctgtgtgtttagctCGTCATAGCGTCATAATAAGCGGTGAGCTTGAAATTAATTACAGTGTTATTACAATtgtcttttatttaaatgaaactcTGCACTGACAGACACTGACACTGGCTGCACAATTTGTTGTTACCTTGTCATATAAAACCTTTTTGTAATGTAGGCTGTGCAGAACTCATGCAAACGTAGGCTACTCAGGCTAACACTCCTCACTTTGCTACCAAAACACCGCTAGGCCACGCCCACTGCACCTCTCGCTAACAGAAGGCACTGAAGCGGTGAAACGCAGTTAGCTTTGACCACAGCGGTAAGTGCATTGCCCGGGCTCTGTTCACGTTAAAGAAAAGTCTCCTTGCTTTAGGTTTGACCGAGTTTCGAGTGTCTTGTTCACCTATGGCCACGTTTACCGACCGGTTTACTTTGTCATCATTAATTGGCGTTGGGAGTTAGGCCTTTGCGAATAGTCAAGGACTAATCAGGTTAGAGACACAtatagagagggagagggagaggggtgggggaggggccgGCCTGTGTAAGTTGGAAGACCAACACGTCTGAACCTGTTACTTTTTATGGATTCATTGATTTGGAATCACACATTTacctttgtgttgtgttttcacagGTATCCATAATTTGTTTGAGAAATGTAAGTAATAATGCTGCATGTGCTTGTGACTGCAGACTTCCCCTGATTCTGTCTCTGgccagcacctgtttactggtccCACTCATTCTTCATGTCTATTACAGAgtaatttattcattcatactgttcatacttGATATAATAATTCATATTGTAAAATTAGACCTATATAATAACATACTGCCATTTATCCCCACGCACTATGCTCCCTAACTTAATATGTCATAATTGTAACTTACTCTGCGTTTTTTGCTCTATTTCCTCACCCTGTCTATATTGTTGCTGTctatagtgtgtatgtgtggttagTTtagcacacacaagcacattgtgagcaagacaatgatccaaaaaaaaaaaaatcctagtaTGTGTATACCTGCCAAATACAGCTGATTCTGACAGAGAAAAGGTAGTGTGTATGCATATATCTgaacattctctctctctctctctctctctctctctctctctctctctctctctctctctctcggaaGGGAGGGCCCTGACAGGAGATTTGTTTATTGCCTCCACTGCAAAAGGGGGTACCAAGCACTATCAGCCCACCTAGCGCGGGCCTGCATGAGGAACAGCACGGCGGTGGAGAGGCAGGCCGAACTGAATCGGGCCAAAATCTCTCACAGAGAGTGGACCAGGGTGGGCAGACGCTGGGAATACCAGGAACTGTCCTCCCTGGTTCCAGACCAAGCGTCTCGCCGGGCACTGGTGGAGCAACTTAAACACCGGGGGTTCCTTGTCGTCGGGGAACCCGTGGAGGAGCTAAAGGGTGCAGAGCCAAGGTTGGTCAAGCTCATGATTTGATTGACACTCTTTTTCCGTCTGCCTACAAATGTGCATTGCCTTGATGCAATGTAATGCATGTCAGGTCTCCTGAGAGGGGGGACAGGTCAAAGCACCTACGGCTTCTGGAGATGGCGAAGGCATGGGCGGAGGAGGCGTGCCAGAGGCTCCGGACGGGCGAGCGTCTGCCCCATCGCGTAATGACCCTCTACCGCTATTTCTGCATGGCCACGTTGGTGGTTGGGCACCGCAAATCAGACAATGCGGTGGTCAACTTCAAAGTAAGCGTGCACCTATTCCAACAGCcggtttctgtttttctgcaaCTTTCACTCCGGACCACTTCAAGCCGTTTTCACTCAAAATAATCCCCCATCACAGGTGCGGGAGTGGAATGACCGGCAGGTGAGCGCCGGTGCTGGAGCAACAATATTGCTCCAGGAAGGCGCCGACACAGCGGTCATCAGTGTGGACGAGGAGAGGGTAAGTAGGCCACACTCAAATGAAGAAACATTTTCCACGGACGGGATTTCACAGCTCGGCATTTCACTGTAGTCAGTAACCACTCTCTCTGCAGCACatgttcactggttccacttgttggtccacttatttagtatcattcatcattctcattctcatatctcacttagtatttactatttttacatcattctcatatctcacctATTATTTACTATTCACTATTTACTcctcattcccattctcacatctctcttatttttttattcattcatcatccTCATTTTCTActtcagaactgtccataatgttcatactgttcatattgcaatataataACATGATACTATACATCCCAGTATCcttgctccatatttaaataatgtttattgaACTCTTTGTTCACTCGTGCCTCCATGTTGTTCTGTTGatagtgtgtatatgttgtgtgtatatattagtgtgaatattctttttgttttggttgttttgtgtgtgagcaCAGTGTGAACAACGATGCTTCAAAGAAAGATTTCTCAAAAGTGTCCTCATACccggcgaataaagctgattctgattctgatttcctTTCCCACTGCCAGTGGTTTGGTGCCTACTTTGAGGGTATCCGGCCGCTCTGCCTGGAGAGGCAGCAGGACGCACAGTGCGACCGGGGACGCTTCTTCCTGGGAGCCACGGGACGTCCCGTGGCCAATCCTAGGTCAGATTTGAGCCGTCTCTGGAAACAGTAAGAGGACATTTCACTCCTTTGACGTTTTTAATTAGTTTCCCATAGTGAAACAACAGACTGGATGTTTAATCGGACGTTAAGTGATATGTATCAAAACGCAATAGCCTTTATAAGGTGAAAATATTTCTTAGGTGTATGGCGCATTCTCTGTGAAATTAACAAGTACgtaaaattacagatttacTATACAGCGTACGCTGTAACTGCTAGTTATTTGTACTAGCTGGTTTCTTCATCCACTGAACATGTGACTTAAAAAATCCCTCccccctgtgtctgtctgttttttttctccctttccccCCCTGTCCTCCACGACACAGCTGTGAGATGACCTGCGGGCCAGCGGCAGCAGACACGCTGTCCGGTACGGCCCAGGCCGCGGGGACGTCCTCTGGGGTCCAAAGGTAAAGGTGTCATTTACTGGTGCTGACGTAAACGCTTCTGGGATCCCGCTTGACTGCGATGTGTGCTTTTCTATTCCGGCAGTTCCGTGTCGGGGATAGGGCCAACTGACCACAAGTGGGAAGCTTTCCTGCACGAGTTCCCCATAGCAGTCGGCGCCCTCGTGCCCTCCAAGGAGGACATTGTTGCCGCTGGATTCGGGGACCAGCGCACATTCTACTTTAAGTGGAGGAGAATTCAGCTGGAGAAGCGTGTGACACATGTCTCCGGTAGGCGCAAGATACTGTGTGCCGTCTGTGAAAAGCTGCTTTgtgtctctctgcctctgtctctttctcactccctctctctcttgaaattgcttcaattggcatgaatgtcagaaatgacaatattgccaaagcatcaaggATAACAATGTGAGAAGAAATATATACACGCAGTTCACTGAGTAAGCTAAAATGTGCACACATTTAAGatgaaaagagataaaaacaggaaatcaacAACAGCGTTAATCCAGCTATGCACTGTAAAATATCTAGTGTCAAatgtgagaaagaaaacaaagacagaagcaAACAAATATCAAAACGTGAAAAAACAGCAAGGCTACATGAGAAGTTgtattttctctccctctctgcccctctctcactcgctcactCCTTTCTCCCCAGATTGCTGTGGCAGGCACAGGCCGACAGAGGAAAAGGTGAAAGCGGTGGTGGCCAAGGAAAAGTGGAGCACAAATGTCCCCTCGGCGTCGGACGTTCTGCAGATGTGGCTATCGCCTTTGAAGGCGGCGATAGAAGACAACGAGAACGTCCTCAAGTCAGTGGTGGAGCAACGATGGAAGGGCCTTGACTTGAAGGATTTCGGCGAACCCAAGGGCAAAGGTGAGGAGAAACAGAAAGGCAAAGTCCAAACGTTCCTGCACTGACGTTGCCATGGTAGCAAAGTAACAGCTGTTCACATGTTTGGGTTTTTCTTCCGCTGTGTGCAGGCGTAATTGCGACCATGCCTTTCTTGAAAGGTGATGTGGTGTGCGACTACCATGGGACGCTAGTCTCAGAATcggaggggaggaagaggatggaACGCATACCAGAGGGCCAGATGTGCTACTTGTTCTTCTTCAGGGGACAGCTGGGGGAAAAACTATGTATCGATTCCCAGACGTTCCCCTGCAAGTGTCACCCTGGAAAGGACACTTTTGGAAGGCGGATGAACCACTCCAGCAAGGTTTTCAATGTGAAGCCTGTGGCCTTCCAGCTCAACCTTGCGGATGGACCCAGAGACACAATACTCTTCTTGGCCACCAAAGACATACCTGTGAACTGCGAGCTGCTCTGGGACTATGGAGTCAGACGGGCGTCCTTCCAGGGTGAAGGCATGGATCTGGCATGGCTGGATGATTGAAgacttttggtgtgtgtgtgtgtgtgtgtgtgtgtgtgtgtgtgtgtgtgtgtgtgtgtcacaacgGCAATGACGGTGTTTCTTACAAGTGCACAGCAAGCAAGTGTGTTTTGTggcagtttctacccacaagccatctctctgattaACAGCTGACtcctgacccacagtgtcaggctcagttctggtcaataacactgtaacacgGTCTCTACAGCAACTGtatcattcccactctcacatctcacttattatttattcatcattctcattttctcaaagttcatatgttcatactgttcatactgttcatattgtaatataataacataatactatcttaacccagtacccttgcactacgcacatttaaataattgtatttcacTGCACTCATGCATCTatcttgtttctgtttagagtgtgtatatattagtgtgtatatattagtgtgtatatattgtgtatatattagtgtgtatatttctgttttggttgatatgtatgtgtaagcacagtgtgagcaatgctccaaagacaaattcctcgtatgtgtcctcatacctggcgaataaagctgattctgatgtaaGATGAGCCAAAGGGACTGAAAATACTTTAATTTGTGGAGTATTAATAATCTTGTCTACCTTTGACCGTAGCTCACTGTTTCTAACTATTTAACACTTTcacattgttggtttttttaTAGCTATTTTGATTAGCTTTTTGCTTCTATTTTTATTGACCGTGATCGTGACTGTTGTTGATGATGAAAACTGGGTTTCCACTGTGTAATACGGCTTAGGGACAGTTTAACAATGCTCAGAGGCCACGCTGATATCCATTTAGAATCAGccttatttgccaggtatgagtgCACATACCAGTAGTTTTGCTTCGGACCATCATCTCACAATGCGCTTATacgcacaaaacaaacaacagaccaTAAaaccagcagcaaaacaaacagtattttttttttcctctatgtatgcacacacacatgcatatatatat from the Etheostoma spectabile isolate EspeVRDwgs_2016 unplaced genomic scaffold, UIUC_Espe_1.0 scaffold00019149, whole genome shotgun sequence genome contains:
- the LOC116683904 gene encoding uncharacterized protein LOC116683904, whose amino-acid sequence is MTCGPAAADTLSGTAQAAGTSSGVQSSVSGIGPTDHKWEAFLHEFPIAVGALVPSKEDIVAAGFGDQRTFYFKWRRIQLEKRVTHVSDCCGRHRPTEEKVKAVVAKEKWSTNVPSASDVLQMWLSPLKAAIEDNENVLKSVVEQRWKGLDLKDFGEPKGKGVIATMPFLKGDVVCDYHGTLVSESEGRKRMERIPEGQMCYLFFFRGQLGEKLCIDSQTFPCKCHPGKDTFGRRMNHSSKVFNVKPVAFQLNLADGPRDTILFLATKDIPVNCELLWDYGVRRASFQGEGMDLAWLDD